The sequence AAACAAGTCCGCAATCGACCGCCGAAACCACTCCTCCAACATCCCGGCGACATCCGGCTTGTACACGTATTTGAATCGGCCGTACCGGCCCCATTTGATCCGCCGGTCCGTCTCATCCATCATGAGCTTGAGCTTGGTGTTGGGATATCGCTTCAGAATCGCGTTTTTCGCCGTTTGCGTGAACCGGTGCTGGATCAGCTCAAACGTCAAGTCCGACGTGTCGACGGCCTTCAACCGCTCGCGCAGTTTGACGAGCAACGCCAGGTAAGCGTCTTGCCAGCCGTCGAATTTGAAGATCGGGGCGACGACGAACCCGATCGGATATCCGACTTGGGCGACACGGACCGCCGCATCGATGCGTTCTTCTAGCGTCGGCAAAACGGCTTACGACACATTCACCCCATATTAATCAAAAAATAATAAAATCTTACTTTGACGCCGTTCGCGTTTTGGTTTATGCTTCATGCTGTGATGTCATTTTATTTGACGTTCAGGGTGGCTTCTATGCAACATTTTACCCGTCTCTCCGCTTTGTTCGCCGTGGTTTGCGCGGCAGTACTCGCCGCCGGCTGCAAGTCGCAACAGCAGACTTCCGTTCTGACCATATCCGCGGCGGCCAGCCTTGCCGACGCACTGAAAGACATCCAGCCCGCTTATGAATCCAACCACAATGTCAGAATTCTTTACAACTTCGGAGCGTCCGGAGCACTTCGTCAACAGATCGAACAAGGCGCCCCCGTCGACGTTTTTCTATCTGCGTCTTCGAAAGAAGTCGACCGCCTCATAACCGCAAGACGGGCCATTCCGGAGTCGCTCACCGAGTGGCTGTCCAACGAACTCGTCGTTGTCGTTTCGGCCGACGCCCGAATCACGGCCGACGAGCCGCGGGATCTGCTCCGATCAGACTTCCGCAAAATCGCCGTCGGCATCCCCGAAATCGTACCGGCAGGAGCATATGCCAAGCAAGCGCTGACGGCGCTCGACTTGTGGGACGACCTTCAGCCGAAAATCGTGCGGGCCAAAGACGTGCAGGAAGTGTTGCACCACGTCGAAACGCACAACGCCGACGCCGGATTCGTCTATCGGACGGATGCGGCGACATCCTCGGGCGTTCGGATCGCCTTTGCCGTCGATTCCGGCCTGCACGACCCGATCCGGTACGCGGCGGTGATCGTGTCGACGACGCGAAACCGCAAAGAAGCGGAGGCGTTCCTCACTTATCTGACGTCCGAAAATGTGATCCGCGTCTTTGCCGAATACGGCTTCCGCCCGGTACGATGATCTCGACGAACCGCGAATCGGGAGATGAAGCTTGTGGACTGGAACGTTTTCTGGCCGCCGGTTCGGCTGTCGGTTCAAGTAGCCGCTTCGGCGACGGCGGCCGCCGTATTGCTCGGCACGGCATGCAGCCGATGGATGACGCTGCGGAAACGAAAAGGCACGGCCTGGCTGGAAACGATATGGATGCTGCCGCTCGTTTTGCCTCCGTCGGCGACCGGCTTCCTCTTGCTCGTCGTTTTCGGCCGAAACAGCTTCGCCGGCAAAGTTCTCGAACATATATTCGGATCTCCGCTCGTTTTTTCGCCGGCGGCGGCGGTCGTCGCCGCGGCCGTCGTGTCGTTTCCGCTCGTCTATCAGGCGACGAAAACCGGTTTTCTCGCCGTCGACCGCGATCTCGAAGACGCCGCCCGAACCGACGGCGCCGGAGAATGGCGCGTGTTCCGGTATGTGACGTTGCCGCTGTCGTCGCGGTCGCTCCTGGCGGCGGCCATCCTCGGGTTTTGCCGCAGTCTGGGAGAGTTCGGCGCGACGCTGATGGTAGCGGGCAACATTCCCGGTAAAACACAGACCGTGCCGACGGCGATTTACATCGCCGTCGGTTCGGGCGACATGAAAACGGCATGGGCGTGGACGGCGTCGATCGTATTCTTATCGTTCCTTCTGTTGTTGCTCGCCGACCGACTGCCCGCCAACCGGCCGTTTTCGCGCTGACGGACGTTCTATTTCCCTCCGCCCGCGCATACGTTGAAACCGTAAGGCTGGAGCACACGACCGGTGCATTCGGTCGAAAAACATCCACCCGACACGCAAAGGAGCGACAAAACCGTGGCCGTCATCCAAGCCAATGCCGAACACCTCAAACTTCTCGCTCGGCTTATGCGGGCCGAGGCGGAAGAGGACGGCGCCCTCGGCATGCTGATGGTCGGCAACGTCGGCGTCAACCGCGTGCGCGCCGATTGCCTCGACTTCGAGGGAATCCGCACCATTCCCCAGATGGTTTTCCAGAGCCCGGGAGGATTCGAG is a genomic window of Candidatus Reconcilbacillus cellulovorans containing:
- a CDS encoding molybdate ABC transporter substrate-binding protein — its product is MQHFTRLSALFAVVCAAVLAAGCKSQQQTSVLTISAAASLADALKDIQPAYESNHNVRILYNFGASGALRQQIEQGAPVDVFLSASSKEVDRLITARRAIPESLTEWLSNELVVVVSADARITADEPRDLLRSDFRKIAVGIPEIVPAGAYAKQALTALDLWDDLQPKIVRAKDVQEVLHHVETHNADAGFVYRTDAATSSGVRIAFAVDSGLHDPIRYAAVIVSTTRNRKEAEAFLTYLTSENVIRVFAEYGFRPVR
- a CDS encoding molybdenum ABC transporter permease subunit, encoding MKLVDWNVFWPPVRLSVQVAASATAAAVLLGTACSRWMTLRKRKGTAWLETIWMLPLVLPPSATGFLLLVVFGRNSFAGKVLEHIFGSPLVFSPAAAVVAAAVVSFPLVYQATKTGFLAVDRDLEDAARTDGAGEWRVFRYVTLPLSSRSLLAAAILGFCRSLGEFGATLMVAGNIPGKTQTVPTAIYIAVGSGDMKTAWAWTASIVFLSFLLLLLADRLPANRPFSR